In the Spirochaeta lutea genome, GCTTCAAGGGTGGGGGGAGGTTTGTAAAAAGTTACAGGGTTTTGCGCACTATATTCAATTTACATAATAGCCTATGCAAAATGAATAAACAGCCGATTTGCATAGCCCACATTTCTGCGAAGTTCATCTTCACGCCGAACCGCCAGAATCCTATCTGTCTATACCATAACCATTAAAAACCATCTCCGTAATACATGGTCGTTTGGCACGATTCTTGCATGCATGATTGTATCTAAAAATCAGGTAAAAAAGTAGGTAAAAACATAATGCGGTACAGCAGCTTTGGAAAAACAGATTCCAAAGGATGCTGATTTCGGTGTCTTCGCCCGGCGGTAAACGCCTGGTGATCACCGGTACCGACCGTAATTGGCGGGCATCCGGGATTCCCACCCGGTGGTATATAGATGGTGTTGAGAGAAACGAGGAAGGTGCATATGGCGGACACACGAACAAAGAAAACCCCCCAGTGGGTAGGCAAGGCAATGCTGGCAATAGGCATTGCAGTAGTAGTTCTCTCGGGATGCGAGATCGGTCTTGGTGAAAAGGTCGATGTTGCTGCCCCCACCATCTCCCTTACCAGCCACCAGCCAGGAGACTTTCTGAAAGCTACCGCCAAGCTTTCAGGGGTTGCTGCTGACGACCGTGAGATTATGACCGTTCAGGTAGCATTGGACCGGAGCGGAAGTTTCAGTGATGAAAATGTTACCGTTACCAAGGATGGAGATTCTTATACCTGGACCTACACCATTGATACGACCCGTAGAAATGATGGACCGCTCTATCTTACCTTTCAAGCGGTAGACACCGCAGGCAGAGCAAAAAAAACCGATGAACTGCGCTTTGATGTGGATAACTCAGCCCCCCTGGTGTATCTGGCTACACCCCGGAATATCGCCGCGGCTGAGGGCTTCAATATTTCCGAAGAACTGGAAATCCAAATAAACGATGCATACACCCCGGCATTTATAGCCATCCAGGTATACGACGGCGACGGTAATAACCTCGTATCCAAGGACCGGCATTCTTCCATAGGCGGTACCGAATATGCCGTGGAATCCATTGGTGGCAACCCAAGCATAGTGAACTACAGTGCCGGAACCAACTGGATTTTTAATTTTGCCTCTGCAGATTTTTACCCAGCAGATTATGATCCCGAGGACTATCCCAACGGGTTTACCTTCTCCATTTTTGTACTCTCCGGCGATCCGGCGGGTAATACGAGTTCGTATTTTTATCATATAGATGATATTACCAAGGTGGGAATCGAACCGGGCAATCTCAGTTCGTTGCGTTCACGGATTGCAGATGCTTCCACTACCCCGGCAAAACGAGAGAATTCCTCAGCCAAGCGGCTGAATTTAGTATTCAACGAATACCTGGACATTCCCTGGGTCCGGATCGGTACCCTTGGGCATAGTGCTGAGGACGGCAGGGCAAATATCAATGCGGTCCGGAATGAGGAGGATCTTCCCTACCGGATACCCGCAGGCGGTTCCCTGTCCATCGAAGCCAGGGACGACGATTTATTAGCCCCGGGATTTCCCCTGCTCCGCATCGTAGATCCTGAAACCGCGGTGTATGATCCTTCGGATGATCCTGAAGCCGATAAAACCCGTGATCAGCTGGTTGCCGAGGGCTGGATAAGCCTGACCCCCAATTCTTTGAATGCCTCTCCCTATTCCTTGGACTATAGCATTCCCGGAGATATCGGAGGCACAAAATGGCTGTACGTCCTAAGCCGGGACAACGGCGGGGTGCAGCGGTTGCAGCGCTACGATATCCTGCTCTGGCGCGGAGATCCAGAGCTCATCATTCAGACGCCTGAAGGCGGTTCGGGGAAGGGTGATATTGTATTCTCCGGACAGGCTACCCATCCCGATGCAGATCCGGTGGTGGAACTCTACCGTGGCGGTCTGGGAAGCGGAAATTTGGTTCTTATAGATTCGGCAACTACCCAGCCCCTGACCGGGGAGGATGATCCGAACTGGAGTTTCACCGTTGATTCCACCGAATATACCGATGGTGAGTACAAATTCAGCATTTTCGCAAAAATCGGCGGCGGTGATGGCGCCGAAGAGGGGGTAGAGGGCACAAAATCCCGGGAAATCTCCCTCTTAATCGATAACGATGCACCCCAGGCTCCGGTATACACCGGATTGACCGACGGCGGTGTTATAACCAGCGAAGAGCATACCCTGACCCTGGTGGCCAGTGACGGCGCCGGGAGCCGGGTGAAGGCCTATGAGTACCGGTTGTCAGAGAGCGATTCCTGGACAACGGCCGAACGATTTGGTGAAATCGGCGAGATTACCCTGACCGGACTTCAAGATAGTCTTAATAATACCCTCTACATCAGGATTTCCGACAATGTGGGTAACGAAGCCTTTGATGAACTAGACTTTTCTGTCAGCTTGAGTGCTCCGGTGTTTTCCGTAGCCGGAACCTGGGGCGTTACCTCTTACCGCAATACGGCGGAGGTTGTTGTCTCTGGAAGCGTGACCGATTCGAACGGGATAGCCGGGGTTACTGCTTCCGGCGCCGGGGCTGGCACGGTGGTTCTGGATGGATCATCCGGCGATACCTCCCGGAACTGGCAGGTTACCCTCAATCCATCAGCCCAAGGACTCAATACCCTGACACTCCAAACTGTTGACGGGGCCGGGATTACCAAAACCCAGGAAGTGTCCTTCACCTACGATACCCTTGAGCCGGAAATGAACGTAGTGAATCTGGAAGACGGCGCATCCATCAGCAGTCCCCAGTATACCATCACCGGTACGGCATCCGATCCGAGCGGTCTGGACACCATTGAATACAGTCTGAATGACGGCCCGGCTTGGGACACCTGGAGTCCCGTGGATACCCTGGGCCAGAGTTGGAACCACGAGGTAAGCGGACTTTCCGAAGGCTCAGCCCAGCAGATTCGCTTCCGTTCCCGGGATAAGGCGGGAAATACCCGGCTTCTCGATCCTATTACCTTCGGGTTGGATCTCAATCCGCCTACCCTAGCAGTGGATACCATTGCAGGGGTGGCCTTCGGGGATTGGAACGCCGGTTCTGCCTTACTCGAAGACTTCACCATTACCGGCTCCAGTACCGATGCGAATGGAATTAAATCCCTGGAAATCAGTATGGACGGCGGGGTGAGCTTCATCACCCTTGGGGATTCACCTGCCGAAGGTGCAAGCACCAATGATACTCCCGTCGAATTTGAGCAGACCGTACTCATCAGCGGTGACGGCAGCAACGACGGACTGAAGGCAATCATTATCCGGGCAACGGATACCTATAATAAGACCTCCTCCCGCAGTTTCAGCGTCCGCTTTGATGCCTCGGCTCCGGTAGTCGCCCTCTCGAATCTCGTAGACGACCAATTGATCACCACCTCACCCTTTACCCTGAACGGAACCTGGACGGACAACGGCGGCAGCGGAACCACCGGCGGTCAGGCCAAGGTAGAATACAGCCTGGATGATGCGACCTATGCCGAACTAACCTCGGGATCTTCGACCTTCTCCGGGTCGATTCCCTTTGATGAGGGGCTTGATCAAATCCTGTACATCCGAGCAACCGATAATGTCGGGAATACCAATGTAACCACGGTGACCGGTATAGATGTAGACACAGCCCTGCCGAATCTGGCGGAAACCTCGGTGAACACCACCGATATTGTACTCCGGAATGACGGAGTCACCCTGGGTGGAACCGCAAGCGACACCCTCGGCCTTGCCAGCGTCACTATTTCCGCCGAAAAAGACGGGACAGATCAGGGAGTACTCCCTACCGATACCGACAGTCCGGAAAATTGGGAGTATACCCTTCCGGCTGCTGGAAACGACGGATTGTGGGTTTTCACCATAACTGCTGAAGATTCTGCCGGCCGTACCCGCAGCCTAACCCGGACGGTCCGGTTGGATTCCACACCGGCCGTTCCCTCTATTACAGCACCCGGTGCTTCCGAGATAGTAAACGGCCCGACATATACCGTTGCCGGTACCGCCTCGGATGGCGGAGGAAGCGGTGTAGATGAAGTTCGAATATCCTTCAATGCCGACGGATCGGATTCAATACTTGTGGGAGGAACCTCCAGCTGGTCTGCCAATGTGACTCTCTCAAACTACCTTTCGGATGAAGGACCGAAGACCCTCTATGTACAGGTTCTGGACAACGCAGGAAATCTCAGTCCTTGGAACGCTGTTACCCAGGAATTCATCTATGACACAGCAAAACCGAGCCTCACGGTGGACGGCAGCGCGGACCGCCAGGAAGGCGGAGCCTTCAGCCTGACCGGATCTACCCAGGATAATTACGGTGTTGCAGCTGTTGACCAGTGGCATATTACCCAAGAAAAGGACGGTGGCGGTGTGGTGACCATCGACACAGGTCTGCCCTCTACCACGGGTACAGACACAAACCTCACCTGGGAACTTTCTAACTTACCCCGGGATCCCGCAGATATCGGAAGCCAGTTGGTACAGGATGGCGAATACGTATACACCATTCGGACCGAAGACCTGGCAGGCCGGGGGAGTGATACCCGGACAATTACCGTAGTAATAGACCGTACAGCCCCGGAAACTCTTGAGATAACAGCCCCGTCCAGCGGCCAAACCGGGGCGAACGCCCTGGCCGGCAGCGCCTATACCTTCCGGGGTTCTGCTTCTGATAGCGGGGTAGGACTCGAGAAAATTTACTACCTTATTTCCGGGGCTTCTTCCGCCCCCACCGGTACAGCCGGTTATACTGAAATAGCTACCAGCGGCACGTGGAGCTTCACTGAAGACCTTGATACCGACGGTTTGGGCGCCGATGGCGGCCGTGCCGAAGGAACCTGGTATCTCCATGTAAAGGCTGAAGATAAGGCCGGAAATATAACCGCCGATGAAGATGTGGTCTCGGTAGAGTTTGATATTGACCAGGCTGCTCCCAGCCTGACCGAGACAGGTTCCGGAATTACCGGATCAGCTATAGCCTACCGAAACGCTGATCTGACCCTTAGTGGTACAGCCAACGACACCAATAGTCTGGAGAGCGTGG is a window encoding:
- a CDS encoding beta strand repeat-containing protein yields the protein MADTRTKKTPQWVGKAMLAIGIAVVVLSGCEIGLGEKVDVAAPTISLTSHQPGDFLKATAKLSGVAADDREIMTVQVALDRSGSFSDENVTVTKDGDSYTWTYTIDTTRRNDGPLYLTFQAVDTAGRAKKTDELRFDVDNSAPLVYLATPRNIAAAEGFNISEELEIQINDAYTPAFIAIQVYDGDGNNLVSKDRHSSIGGTEYAVESIGGNPSIVNYSAGTNWIFNFASADFYPADYDPEDYPNGFTFSIFVLSGDPAGNTSSYFYHIDDITKVGIEPGNLSSLRSRIADASTTPAKRENSSAKRLNLVFNEYLDIPWVRIGTLGHSAEDGRANINAVRNEEDLPYRIPAGGSLSIEARDDDLLAPGFPLLRIVDPETAVYDPSDDPEADKTRDQLVAEGWISLTPNSLNASPYSLDYSIPGDIGGTKWLYVLSRDNGGVQRLQRYDILLWRGDPELIIQTPEGGSGKGDIVFSGQATHPDADPVVELYRGGLGSGNLVLIDSATTQPLTGEDDPNWSFTVDSTEYTDGEYKFSIFAKIGGGDGAEEGVEGTKSREISLLIDNDAPQAPVYTGLTDGGVITSEEHTLTLVASDGAGSRVKAYEYRLSESDSWTTAERFGEIGEITLTGLQDSLNNTLYIRISDNVGNEAFDELDFSVSLSAPVFSVAGTWGVTSYRNTAEVVVSGSVTDSNGIAGVTASGAGAGTVVLDGSSGDTSRNWQVTLNPSAQGLNTLTLQTVDGAGITKTQEVSFTYDTLEPEMNVVNLEDGASISSPQYTITGTASDPSGLDTIEYSLNDGPAWDTWSPVDTLGQSWNHEVSGLSEGSAQQIRFRSRDKAGNTRLLDPITFGLDLNPPTLAVDTIAGVAFGDWNAGSALLEDFTITGSSTDANGIKSLEISMDGGVSFITLGDSPAEGASTNDTPVEFEQTVLISGDGSNDGLKAIIIRATDTYNKTSSRSFSVRFDASAPVVALSNLVDDQLITTSPFTLNGTWTDNGGSGTTGGQAKVEYSLDDATYAELTSGSSTFSGSIPFDEGLDQILYIRATDNVGNTNVTTVTGIDVDTALPNLAETSVNTTDIVLRNDGVTLGGTASDTLGLASVTISAEKDGTDQGVLPTDTDSPENWEYTLPAAGNDGLWVFTITAEDSAGRTRSLTRTVRLDSTPAVPSITAPGASEIVNGPTYTVAGTASDGGGSGVDEVRISFNADGSDSILVGGTSSWSANVTLSNYLSDEGPKTLYVQVLDNAGNLSPWNAVTQEFIYDTAKPSLTVDGSADRQEGGAFSLTGSTQDNYGVAAVDQWHITQEKDGGGVVTIDTGLPSTTGTDTNLTWELSNLPRDPADIGSQLVQDGEYVYTIRTEDLAGRGSDTRTITVVIDRTAPETLEITAPSSGQTGANALAGSAYTFRGSASDSGVGLEKIYYLISGASSAPTGTAGYTEIATSGTWSFTEDLDTDGLGADGGRAEGTWYLHVKAEDKAGNITADEDVVSVEFDIDQAAPSLTETGSGITGSAIAYRNADLTLSGTANDTNSLESVVVTYSKDGGASVELLNDTTDDGTWSTTLPVSAGDGAYEVTILATDEVGKTSSITRNIVIDTESPDLTLTAPVDGEFIDSGSYTIRGQVTDNGGKGVTSLEYSTDNATWTTIPLSGFNWSVTGVDFSTGGEGNRTLYVRATDGLNPESSQQVDFYYDTADPSLSEDNYSAAQEITNGDFTFTGDVSDSNALKDTGALVITASKDGGASSQVYSRSAAQIAADGGSYSYTVVLPDDGSDDGTWVYTITATDVAGRTKSETRTFLIDETDPDTPVIDAFAGAYQVNELVSSGTAADGGSGLQTVEYSFDQSNWSPASGTSSWFRTVDISMSAANVNHRLGQGNRTLYVRAIDRAGNVSPVGSRSFTVDRADPVVTVDAEYDGTVYKNAGFTVNGTVTDSLQLAGSPIAITVDGPNTDDIALGAFNYTSGDGSWSQAVPIDDGDGSYSIAITGSDNVGRTHTVTRTVVVDTADPVVAVNNLNGDGSTQVNGATYTVSGTVTESGSGIASVEYSLDTTDGLDGTWQAATGTTSW